One genomic window of Channa argus isolate prfri chromosome 5, Channa argus male v1.0, whole genome shotgun sequence includes the following:
- the mrps16 gene encoding 28S ribosomal protein S16, mitochondrial: MVHLSSYLLKKYHGGYVVIRLALAGHKQANRPFYRIVAAYNKRARDGKYIEQLGSYDPLPNVYNEKLVSFNFDRIKYWIGCGAHPTKPVAKLLGLAGFFPLHPMTVTEAERVARAQTELSELATGTEDRLEEGQQKAEV; this comes from the exons ATGGTCCATTTGT CATCATACCTTCTAAAGAAGTACCACGGGGGCTATGTTGTAATCAGGTTGGCCCTTGCAGGCCACAAACAAGCGAACAGACCATTTTATCGCATTGTGGCAGCTTACAACAAAAGGGCAAGAGATGGCAAATATATAGAGCAGCTCGGTTCTTACGACCCCCTCCCCAACGTCTACAATGAGAAACTTGTCAGCTTCAACTTTGACAGAATCAAGTACTGGATCGGCTGCGGTGCACACCCTACAAAGCCGGTGGCTAAACTTTTAG GGTTGGCGGGATTCTTCCCTCTCCACCCCATGACTGTAACAGAGGCGGAGCGAGTAGCCAGAGCCCAAACAGAGTTATCAGAGTTAGCAACAGGAACCGAGGACAGACTGGAGGAGGGACAGCAAAAGGCTGAAGTGTGA